From the genome of Streptomyces sp. V2I9:
TCAGCTCCACCCGTACCCCCGGCCGCACCCCCCACCGCTCCATCGCCCCGGCCTCCGCCTCCACCACGTGCCGGGCCCGTGGCCGGGGCAGCCCGAGGCGGCCGGGCTTCATCGTGGTGACCGCCAGGACCCGGAACTTCCGGTCCAGGTACGCCACGTCGATGGCGAACCGCATCCTGAAGGTGTGCACGCTCCCGC
Proteins encoded in this window:
- a CDS encoding DUF192 domain-containing protein, which gives rise to MRTWRDGDGTLTVGTDSGAREVPLRIAASYRARTRGLLGRDGIEGALMLTPCGSVHTFRMRFAIDVAYLDRKFRVLAVTTMKPGRLGLPRPRARHVVEAEAGAMERWGVRPGVRVELTAAAPAPETSGPA